The region attaaaatagtactccGTATATACGCAGTTAATAAACACAGACATTTTTAATATCCTCTCTCATTTTTCAGCGACGTTTATATTATGTGGACGGATTTAATTTACTATATCGCCAAATGATGGATCTATTTTATCAAACATTtcgatttaatatattaatgcCTGTTTTTTTAGTAGGTTTATGGTTATGAGATATGCATGAGAATATTCCTTGTAAGTACAGAGATGTTTAGAATTTGGGAagatcaaaatatattataaagtaatattttttattcagaAGTATTTAATTGAAAGTAATTGTTTTATAATTGAAAACTGTTGCATTGAACTATTGAAGTCACTgttattatgaaaaaaaaatataattcttcatatgaataaaataattattcttATCAATGAAAGTTACTTATAATGTGTTTCAAGAAGTTAATGTCTTTAAAATTGATTACtacaaaaataaatgtttttcAATAAGACTACAATAAAACgatagtaatattttataaaaatacagAGTAATGAATTATGACCAATCAAAGTGACATGCGCTAGAGAAAACTACAGCCATAAATAAGCCATTAACAGTCTGAAAACTGAAAAGCAAAGAAATGGGCAACCGTAAAAATGTGAAAGCTTTGATTCAGATTTGCTTCCAATTTCCATCGCTCTGCTCTCTACACAAGGAAAATAACATTTAATACAAAAGCATTACTAATTAGCAACAACCATTTATGCTGACCGAGAAATGTGTAAGAAACTGCGTTGTTATCCCAAAATTTTGCAAAGAAGATAGGTAGGAATGGGTCATTATATTTAACTGAAAAAAATTCCATGGACGACTAGGTATACCAAGTGTCAATCTTACTTGCTATGAcctttcattcatttttttgacGTGTGGAATTATATGAAAAATTCCTTTCCACCTAGATGGACATACACAATgtgatatttatggaaattttcttgcatcctatttataataattttcgACCATATATACACAATACATGTATATATTTGCAATGAGAAGCTCCATCTATTATGTAAaattcactgagtacttttttttataggaTTAAACTTTTTGATTGGTGATCTCTTTGATTATAATCATAGtagttttatgttttttaatttaattatcattttCCAATTTTATCTACCGTATTTTGTTTCAAGAGAATTTTAGTagtagtttttatatttttttttatcatttactattttttggtttcaaataatttccatttttagtagttttatttttatttcaaataatttccatttctattagttttattttttattaactttaattgtcattttctaattttcaaaTCACCTTGTTAGTATTAACTAGTACCTTTGTATTTtaacataattaataattataatataattaatgtgtatagtaaaataaaacaagaattatattatatacgtagtaattatttatttatgtgaaATATAGCTATCAATACAAAGGGAAATCAGTCTCTATCATATGAATTGAAAATGTAATATGatagtaatttaatttagtatCAACTTGAAAATCTCATATATTTAGGTAATACTTCacccgttccttgttaatagagacatttcttttcggcacggagtttaagaataatatgttaaatggatggtgaaaaagtaagagagatgaaaagagaataaagtaaaaggagaattattttttgccaaaaatagaaatgactcacttaACTTGGAATTTCCcgaaaaaatgactctattaatatagaacggagggagtactatgtaCTAGTGTATATAATGCCCAAATTTGTTTctcataattattataattaccTAGAAGTATGAGATTATTTCCAAATAACTCGTGATATTATTGCATTTACCATATTTTGTGTGGCCATCTAGTTGGAAGGTGATTTTTATACAATTCCAcatgtaaaaaataattaataggacaTACCAAGTAAGATTGACACTTTTGTATACCCCGTCTATGGAATTTTTTCTCCATTTAACTACGACATACACTACTCAACATAGCCTCGTGTTTTTAATTTACTTGTAATGACTTTATAATTCATATTTGTAATTGGCATGTGTTCACGTCTAAATCATACGTGGTGCACATTTGTAGCACTTTTCCTAAAAAAAAAGAAGGCAATTTCTAATTTATCAAATCGAGTGCAGAAAGTTAAAAACAGCAGTTGGGTAATGTTGATATAAAAGTAGACCTAAGAATAAGtaatcataattttaattattaaaaattaaatttaaaataagaaaatcgGGTATTGTTTTGTAGTACATGACATATCGGTATCTATTATTACTTTAGAGTATAAAAGATTTCActtttaagaaaattaaattttgaaccaacccatgaaaaataaaatattttgaacgATACTCCAATGTAACGCTCTCCAAAAATATAACTAAGGAGAGTAATTCTCTTTGAATTTCAGTTTTCGCATTTGAGTTCTGCTGCAAAAAATGTAATCAATAAGAGTAGAAACCAAACACAATCAACTTCTGTAATATCCACACATTGGGAAAGGGCGaagaaggaaaacaaaaaaatgagtGACACTTTCATCAGGATATCGAGATTCTCCAACAGCAACTCTTATTTTGTCTGGGCTATAATTGCTTTATTGCCAGTTAGTCCACGAATGGGTCTTGGCATGTTGAATCATTATTGATGTTCTCACTCATGGAAGTACAGTTCTCACTTCTTTTCTGTCTGCTCCGAATGACTGCAGTCAACACAAACTCCAGTCAGATAACATCTTACAGTAATTAGCATAATGTTTTTTCTTACACCTGGTAACAAATGGTCCATCTAAGAATACTGTAATTTCTAATAAGTCGATAATAGGTAAGTAAATCAACAGACAACGAGAAAGAAAGCAACCAAATCCTTCAGTGCAAGCAGGAGATAGTTGTAGGTGATTTGAAGGGTACCTAGTTATACTGAATCACAGGCTAAGTTGCATACTTAGACaaaagaaaatgataaaatggcaCAAAACAATTTCTCAACCCACGCACGATTTGAGTAGTTTGATAAGCTAGTTTTGTGTACAATAGTCCAATACAAAACAGGTCAAGTAAGAAAACATATACCAGATCTTTTCCAGGTTACCTGTCTTGTGCTTAAAATCGATACCAAGATGCCCAATTGAACAGTTGACAACGTAGGTATGATTGTAAGAACTTAACATGTGTGTTAAGAGAACCTTGAGTTCTATAGTTGTTAGATTCTCTTCAAAATTAAATGGGGGTAATGAAATATTTTACCTCAGTTCCAAGGCCTTTGGCATATACATTGCTGAACAGCTCTGAAGGGTCAGGCATGGGACTCTCCTGCAAAACCAGATAGGGATCAGTTGGATACAAACATAAGTTCATGAAGTATTCCTGTAATGCTATGGAAAGTATGGGACTTCAAACCTTAGCTTGTGCAATGGCTTCATCCACCTCTTTTCTTACTTCTTTCTCAGTATCCTGTTGATCATagaaaagaaacaatatataacaccTCATCACATTTTCATTCCAGAATTGGAAGATTGTGCACGGAAATCATCCCACAAAAATCTAGACTAGGAGGATCTAGAGAAGGACCTGATTCCAGGATAATCAAATCCTCCAGGATTGTGTAAAACGAGATGTATTACTACATAAGAAGATGAGTAGAACTGTTTTTACCTTTAGTTCCTTCTCAGTGGCAAGATCATGAGCCAGGACAAGCTTTCTGATTCTTTCAATTGGATCACGCTCCTGCAGAAAGGAGAATTAATCGAGCACAGGACTAGCATGAGGTTCAAGGATGAAGGATCATGACAAATATTGAAATTTACCTGTCTAACACCAGAAATTTCATCACGTGTACGATATGTGCTTCCAGGATCAGACATGGAATGTCCATGGTATCTGTAGGTGTCCATTTCAAGAATCTGAACATATTAAGCAGATGAATGAGTGTTATCACATTGCAACAGTTGAGAACTGAAATAGAGTTCTTGTCTTGATATCAAGAAAATATCCACCCTTGAGCGATCAACATCGAACATAATGTATACAGGAACTTCTAGCAAGAAGGCCCAGAATAATGGAtgtccaaattaaataaaaacaaaatcgaGCTATTAAGAGGATATATATTCCTCCACAATGTGTCTTTGGCTTTCTATAATAAATTGGGCAAACATCTGGCATCACTTGTTTATTGGCAAGAAAAGACTGAAATGAACACTCTTGTATGCACATGAAATAAGATAGAAAGCTAACAGCAGCATGAGGACAACAGAAGAAGGGAATTAAGGTGAAGAATAGGAAGGAAATAAAGTGCACTCACAATTGGTCCATTCTTGAGGGCATGCTCCTTTGCAAACTTGCATGCTTGTTTCACAGCAAGGGCATCCATACCATCCACCTTCAAAATGCAAATATAAATTAGATGCCATATAAGTAGCAAATTAAGTAATTAAACCAATCCCACAAAATAAACTTAGCAGATTCACTTTTAATCAATTTTCCCAGTATCATTCCGCTTAAACTGGCAGCGCCCTTGTTCTCCCAGAGTCCATAACAATGAAAATATAGTTAAGGACCTAAACTCTTTCTGTCAGCACTCAACAGACTCAACACCAATCAATGTATCCTAATCCTACACATGAGTCTGATTCAAAACATAGGTAACCATAAACAAGACattgttgaaaatttaaaattccacCGGCCCAAAGTTTCTGACTGGAAAATCCATATTCATTGTGTGATATACAATTAACTGCCTTAACATTAAATGTATTTTATCATATATGAAGACAATTTTCACAGAATCATTCCTTTTGAGCTCTGAAGTGATGAAGCATACATTTATGAGACATGACGTTTAAAAAATCACAACATAATACTTGTTGTAAACTCAACCAAAACTTGTAAGTAATTACATTCATACTTGGCCTGCACTAGCACACGGCACTACACACAATTTGGCTACTAAACATCCCAATACGAATTGTTACATATAGCATGTTAAAATGTGCAGCTAAAAATATATTGCAAAAGTGCACAAGTGATGAAACTAGAAGCCCATCTTACCTTCAAACCTGGAACATAATCTCCTCTCTTGTAATAAGCAGGACTCTTTGCTGCCCTCCATTCTGCTGTGCCCATTCCATCTATACGACAATTCAATTTAACAAATTAATAATCAATAGTCAACTAAACATAAACATGAACATGAGAAGATATATACTGCAAGTCCAAACAAACATACATACATGACAGCACGCACATACTACAATAACTGCTCATGTTTGGCTTTgtgaaattgaaaatttatcAAGCATCAAGTAGATAGTCCTTAATTCTCCTTTATATTTAAAGGAAACTGAAAGAAAATTATACGCGGAGCTCTTCCAGTTGTCTGTTTTTACACTACATCCATGCAAGTCAGGAAGCTGCCAATTAGACGAGTTTTACGTGCATTCCTTCAGTAAATGATCATAACTCCAAAGTCCGCATCATACTCACAGAGCAAAAGTGAGAGATGATATTTCTAAAGCATATTATAACAATCCTTCTCCTATCATAATCAATACCACAACTGTCACACATTTCCTTGCAGATGGCCATAAATTGGAACCGATGAAATTCAATCATTTCTAATTAAGTTCAATAAACCAAGCACCTTTTTACTATGTCACCGTCTCAAATCACAGAAAGTTGAAGAAGCATCTTACAGTGATTATTCTCGCAGACCAAAATAGCAGGCAGATCCCACAGTGCGGCCATGTTCAACGCCTCAAACAACTGCCCCTGGTTGGCAGCACCGTCTCCGTACATCGCGAACGTCACACTCTCATCCTTGCTGTACTTCTGAGCGAAGGCCAATCCACATCCCAACGGAACCTGCGCCCCAACGATTCCATGTCCGCCGTAAAAACCCCCTTCCTTTTTGTAGAAATGCATCGATCCTCCCTTCCCCTTGGAGCAGCCGTCCTTCCTCCCCATCAGCTCCGCGAACGCTTCGAGCAGCGTTCCCCCGCGCCCTAGGAAGATGCAGTGGTCGCGGTAGGCGGTGATTATGCAATCCTTCCGATTAATAGCGGCCTCCATCCCGACGCAGACGGCCTCCTGGCCGTCGTACAGGTGGCAGAATCCGCGAATCAGCTTGGCCTTGTAGAGCGAATCGGCGGCGATTTCCATTCGGCGCATGAGCGCCATGTCGCGGAAGAAGGTGAGGAGCTCCTGCGGGGAGGTCTCGACGGAGCGGGAGGGCGGATCGATGTTGTGGCCGGTGAAGGGGAGGGAGGTCTCCACCGTGATTGGGGATGTGGAGGCGGTGGCGAGGCCCCGAGCCGCGAAGGAGGCGGCGGGGAGGGATTTGTTGAGAGCGGCGGCGCGGCGAATCAGCTGAGCCATATCAACCGTCGATTGAACGGCGCGGATTTGGTAAAGCGAAGCGGTGGCTGTTGGGAGATAGAAGGGGTGGTTTTGGTTGGTAGCAGCGGCAAAAGGA is a window of Salvia splendens isolate huo1 chromosome 3, SspV2, whole genome shotgun sequence DNA encoding:
- the LOC121794768 gene encoding pyruvate dehydrogenase E1 component subunit alpha, mitochondrial-like codes for the protein MAQLIRRAAALNKSLPAASFAARGLATASTSPITVETSLPFTGHNIDPPSRSVETSPQELLTFFRDMALMRRMEIAADSLYKAKLIRGFCHLYDGQEAVCVGMEAAINRKDCIITAYRDHCIFLGRGGTLLEAFAELMGRKDGCSKGKGGSMHFYKKEGGFYGGHGIVGAQVPLGCGLAFAQKYSKDESVTFAMYGDGAANQGQLFEALNMAALWDLPAILVCENNHYGMGTAEWRAAKSPAYYKRGDYVPGLKVDGMDALAVKQACKFAKEHALKNGPIILEMDTYRYHGHSMSDPGSTYRTRDEISGVRQERDPIERIRKLVLAHDLATEKELKDTEKEVRKEVDEAIAQAKESPMPDPSELFSNVYAKGLGTESFGADRKEVRTVLP